The Myxococcus virescens genome has a segment encoding these proteins:
- a CDS encoding serine/threonine protein kinase yields MFPPGAAIVADVVETFGRYELLRKLAIGGMGAVYLARQKGPVGFQKLLVVKRLLPHLSEDDEFIDMFLDEGRIAAHLNHPNIAQIYDLGDVDGQYFIAMEYVHGEAVGPLGARAQQHGITIPLGLKCRIIADAAAGLDAAHNARSPSGRKLALIHRDVSPQNVLVGFNGGVKLIDFGVAKASGKLSQTIVGTIKGKHAYMSPEQARGEPLDSRSDVFGLGTVFYELLTQQRLFKRETELATLKAVVGTKIVPPSEVVPEIPKALDAIVFKALARKRDERFSTAGELQLALEEFLLTEKLHATTAHLAAFMRDMYAEELEEDRFATEPTVINFDLRQAARAQSPRPPARASGGSSSAASPVNAGQPRPAAPARPPAAAAPGAKPAPAKPARTQTTEAAPVKRPPPKGPGGQGDGGK; encoded by the coding sequence GTGTTCCCACCCGGCGCGGCTATCGTGGCGGACGTCGTGGAAACATTCGGCCGCTACGAGCTGCTTCGGAAACTCGCCATCGGCGGCATGGGCGCCGTCTACCTCGCCCGGCAGAAGGGGCCGGTGGGGTTCCAGAAGCTGCTGGTGGTGAAGCGGCTCCTGCCCCACCTGTCCGAGGACGACGAGTTCATCGACATGTTCCTGGACGAGGGGCGCATCGCCGCGCACCTCAACCACCCCAACATCGCGCAAATCTACGACTTGGGAGACGTGGACGGGCAGTACTTCATCGCCATGGAGTACGTGCATGGAGAGGCCGTGGGGCCCCTGGGCGCCCGGGCCCAGCAGCACGGCATCACCATCCCGCTGGGGCTCAAGTGCCGCATCATCGCGGACGCCGCCGCGGGCCTGGACGCGGCCCACAACGCGCGCAGCCCTTCGGGCCGGAAGCTGGCGTTGATCCACCGGGATGTGTCCCCGCAGAACGTGCTGGTGGGCTTCAACGGCGGCGTGAAGCTCATCGACTTCGGCGTGGCCAAGGCGTCGGGGAAGCTGTCCCAGACGATTGTCGGCACCATCAAGGGCAAGCACGCGTACATGTCCCCGGAGCAGGCCCGTGGTGAGCCGCTGGACTCGCGCTCGGACGTGTTCGGCCTGGGGACGGTGTTCTACGAGCTGCTGACGCAGCAGCGCCTCTTCAAGCGCGAAACGGAGCTGGCCACGCTCAAGGCGGTGGTGGGAACGAAGATTGTCCCTCCGTCGGAGGTGGTGCCGGAGATTCCCAAGGCGCTGGACGCCATCGTCTTCAAGGCGCTGGCGCGCAAGCGGGACGAGCGCTTCTCCACGGCCGGTGAGCTGCAACTCGCGTTGGAGGAGTTCCTGCTCACGGAGAAGCTGCACGCCACGACGGCGCACCTGGCGGCCTTCATGCGGGACATGTACGCGGAGGAGCTGGAAGAGGACCGCTTCGCCACCGAGCCCACCGTCATCAACTTCGACCTGCGTCAGGCGGCGAGGGCCCAGTCCCCCCGGCCTCCGGCGCGTGCGAGTGGGGGCTCGTCCTCCGCCGCGTCGCCCGTGAACGCCGGTCAGCCGCGGCCCGCCGCCCCGGCCCGGCCGCCAGCCGCCGCCGCGCCCGGAGCGAAGCCCGCCCCGGCGAAGCCCGCCCGGACGCAGACGACGGAGGCCGCCCCCGTGAAGCGGCCTCCGCCGAAGGGCCCTGGCGGACAGGGCGACGGCGGCAAGTAG
- a CDS encoding choice-of-anchor D domain-containing protein, with translation MRMGLTGRGLALALLVTIGTACHEGKETRAVQATAVVDTDLLDFGDVPVGEWREREVRIRNVGYVPFSALDALGLANNPSYEVELGEGAERVLPGESHVVHVRFHPLTEGLATETVHVKTDANQGAEAQVQVMGMGTPTPIGVEPPFLDYETLEVDSERTLEVTVTNPVDLPLTLTVAGTHPDPFSADTITIPPLSSRKVSTRYLPRALGNMGARLEILSCEGCTPSTVELKGNSVASAFVFDPAPVPFDLIPVHERTQSYTRARNITWRPVTIERLVTSDHAFVPISRPEGSSVGPGEIVEMQMEFAARYSGPNVGDLTVHYTSDKARNSQVILDARGGRPTLAVTPVSLDFGEVPVGGKVERVIRISNAGTNGPLQFVGVAAGGDSPQFSVDVPTRGTEAYPWSGGVWPVLEATPGLPIAPGTDALELKVYFEPTAVGTWTAALRVRSDDLFNPEREIILTGRSRATAPCVYELTPRPVMDFGNVTPGRGAVLGFYFRNPGSAECAVKNIHISNDGGGVFFMPGGRLTGGVVPYDSGFSAMVAFRPQAEGDFTGELQLTVSNPAAPMVRLPLKGVSRQSCLVATPSFVDFGPIRYDCAAAPRKTYVANRCSSPVTVTGADIGNGTSSQFSLVMPMTAPVTLAPGAGFELEVGYARNVHGQHFSPLYLRTPNEPSPLLVPLLAETNHEGIQVDRYTQGTDSQLDVLFVVSNTTTMQQYQDRLKEAIPQWLQAAQTNGVDVRVGVTSTGLVARGPQCGGGANGGEAGRLFPVDGSRPRVVSGSSATAVADIQANLSVGMCHNLVQGLETMRQALSAPLSEQMDDPRTPQANDGNSGFVRAAARMAVVVLADEDDNSGFGPESYIQFLQTLKGTGMSHRSQLYGLVPTDTGCATAGSGSARFTAVAHGTGGQVANICGQNYGGLLEQVIQRAGEPQADFPLTAAPTGLGEMGVRVQGQPVPATQWVYDAEQNAIVFQPGAIPLPGQSVEVRYRSVCAVP, from the coding sequence ATGAGGATGGGGCTGACAGGGCGTGGGCTCGCACTGGCGTTGCTCGTAACCATCGGGACGGCGTGCCACGAGGGGAAGGAAACCCGCGCGGTGCAGGCCACCGCGGTCGTGGACACGGACCTCCTCGACTTTGGCGATGTGCCCGTGGGCGAGTGGCGGGAGCGGGAGGTCCGCATCCGCAACGTCGGGTACGTGCCCTTCTCCGCCCTGGACGCGCTGGGCCTGGCCAACAACCCCTCCTATGAAGTGGAGCTGGGCGAAGGCGCCGAGCGGGTGCTGCCGGGCGAGTCCCACGTGGTGCACGTCCGCTTCCACCCGCTCACCGAAGGCCTGGCGACGGAGACGGTGCACGTCAAGACGGACGCCAACCAGGGCGCGGAGGCCCAGGTGCAGGTGATGGGCATGGGCACGCCCACCCCCATCGGCGTGGAGCCGCCCTTCCTGGACTACGAGACGCTCGAGGTGGACAGCGAGCGCACGCTGGAGGTCACGGTGACGAATCCCGTGGACCTGCCGCTGACGCTGACGGTGGCGGGCACGCACCCGGACCCCTTCTCCGCGGACACCATCACCATCCCCCCGCTGTCGTCGCGCAAGGTGAGCACCAGGTACCTGCCCCGCGCGCTGGGGAACATGGGCGCGCGCCTGGAGATTCTCTCCTGCGAGGGCTGCACGCCGTCCACCGTGGAGCTGAAGGGCAACTCGGTGGCCTCGGCCTTCGTGTTCGACCCGGCGCCCGTCCCCTTCGACTTGATTCCGGTGCATGAGCGCACGCAGTCGTACACGCGCGCGCGCAACATCACCTGGCGCCCCGTCACCATCGAGCGGCTGGTGACCAGCGACCATGCCTTCGTGCCGATTTCCCGGCCGGAGGGCTCCTCCGTCGGCCCGGGCGAAATCGTCGAGATGCAGATGGAGTTCGCGGCGCGCTACTCCGGGCCCAACGTGGGCGACCTCACGGTGCACTACACGTCCGACAAGGCGCGCAATTCGCAGGTGATTCTGGACGCGCGCGGCGGCCGGCCCACGCTGGCGGTGACGCCGGTGTCGCTGGACTTCGGCGAGGTGCCGGTGGGCGGCAAGGTGGAGCGCGTCATCCGCATCTCCAACGCGGGCACCAACGGCCCCCTCCAGTTCGTCGGCGTGGCGGCGGGCGGCGACAGTCCGCAGTTCAGCGTGGATGTGCCCACGCGCGGCACCGAGGCCTATCCGTGGAGCGGCGGTGTCTGGCCCGTGCTGGAGGCGACGCCCGGGCTGCCCATTGCCCCCGGCACCGACGCGCTGGAGCTGAAGGTCTACTTCGAGCCCACCGCGGTGGGCACGTGGACGGCCGCGCTGCGCGTGCGCTCGGATGACCTGTTCAACCCGGAGCGCGAAATCATCCTCACCGGCCGCTCGCGCGCCACCGCGCCGTGCGTGTACGAGTTGACGCCGCGACCGGTGATGGACTTCGGCAACGTGACGCCGGGCCGCGGCGCGGTGCTGGGCTTCTATTTCCGCAACCCGGGCAGCGCCGAGTGCGCCGTGAAGAACATCCACATCAGCAACGACGGCGGCGGCGTCTTCTTCATGCCGGGCGGCCGGCTCACGGGCGGCGTGGTGCCGTACGACTCGGGCTTCAGCGCCATGGTGGCCTTCCGGCCGCAGGCCGAGGGGGACTTCACCGGCGAGCTGCAGTTGACGGTGAGCAACCCGGCCGCGCCCATGGTGCGCCTGCCCCTCAAGGGCGTGTCCCGGCAGAGCTGCCTGGTGGCGACGCCGTCCTTCGTGGACTTCGGCCCCATCCGCTACGACTGCGCCGCGGCGCCCCGGAAGACGTACGTGGCCAACCGGTGCAGCAGCCCCGTCACGGTGACGGGCGCGGACATCGGCAACGGGACCAGCAGCCAGTTCTCGCTGGTGATGCCCATGACGGCGCCCGTCACGCTGGCGCCGGGCGCGGGCTTCGAGCTGGAGGTCGGCTATGCGCGCAACGTGCACGGCCAGCACTTCAGCCCGCTGTACCTGCGCACCCCCAATGAGCCTTCCCCCTTGCTCGTACCGCTGCTGGCGGAGACGAACCACGAGGGCATCCAGGTGGACCGCTACACGCAGGGCACCGACAGCCAACTGGACGTCCTCTTCGTGGTGTCCAACACCACCACCATGCAGCAGTACCAGGACCGGCTGAAGGAGGCGATTCCGCAGTGGCTGCAGGCGGCCCAGACGAACGGCGTGGACGTGCGCGTGGGCGTCACCAGCACGGGCCTGGTGGCCCGGGGTCCGCAGTGCGGCGGCGGTGCCAACGGCGGCGAGGCCGGGCGCCTCTTCCCGGTGGATGGCAGCCGGCCTCGCGTGGTGTCCGGCTCCAGCGCCACCGCGGTCGCGGACATCCAGGCCAACCTGAGCGTGGGCATGTGCCACAACCTGGTGCAGGGCCTGGAGACGATGCGCCAGGCACTCTCCGCGCCCCTGTCCGAGCAGATGGATGACCCGCGCACCCCGCAGGCCAATGACGGCAACTCCGGCTTCGTCCGCGCGGCGGCCCGCATGGCGGTGGTGGTCCTGGCCGACGAGGACGACAACTCCGGCTTCGGTCCGGAGAGCTACATCCAGTTCCTCCAGACGCTGAAGGGCACGGGCATGTCCCACCGCAGCCAGCTCTACGGGCTGGTGCCCACCGACACCGGCTGCGCCACCGCGGGCAGTGGCTCGGCCCGCTTCACCGCCGTGGCCCACGGTACGGGGGGACAGGTGGCCAACATCTGCGGGCAGAACTACGGCGGGCTGCTGGAGCAGGTCATCCAGCGCGCCGGGGAGCCGCAGGCGGACTTCCCGCTCACCGCGGCGCCCACGGGCCTGGGGGAGATGGGCGTGCGCGTCCAGGGCCAGCCGGTGCCCGCGACGCAGTGGGTCTACGACGCGGAGCAGAACGCCATCGTCTTCCAGCCCGGGGCCATCCCCCTGCCCGGCCAGTCGGTGGAGGTCCGCTACCGCAGCGTCTGCGCGGTGCCGTAG
- a CDS encoding alpha/beta hydrolase has product MSDALESLSVDAEGLALHVRQRSAPDAPAVLFLHGWLDHSHSFDALIPHLPRTWRLVLLDFRGMGRSAHVGPGATYQFSDYALDVEATLDGLGLDAVHLVGHSLGGIVSQAYAAARPGRVKSVTLIESLGPAGGPAEGALGRLRSALDDARRPPNRKRYPTVEAAAARLLENSPTLTQDAALYLARHGTEPYEGGFAFTFDPRHRRRFGMGYDEAQWMALQAGVTCPLQLILATGGLRHDEALMRNRTQALQSLAHPPLHLPGGHHVHMEQPQMVAEALIRVIR; this is encoded by the coding sequence GTGTCCGACGCGCTCGAATCCCTCTCTGTTGATGCCGAAGGCCTGGCGCTGCATGTCCGGCAGCGCTCCGCGCCCGACGCGCCCGCCGTGCTGTTCCTGCATGGCTGGCTGGACCATTCCCACAGCTTCGATGCCCTCATCCCGCACCTGCCCCGAACGTGGCGGCTGGTGCTGCTCGACTTTCGGGGCATGGGCCGCAGCGCCCACGTGGGTCCCGGCGCCACCTACCAGTTCAGCGACTACGCGCTCGACGTGGAGGCCACGTTGGACGGGCTGGGCCTGGACGCGGTGCACCTGGTGGGGCACTCGCTGGGCGGCATCGTCTCACAGGCCTACGCCGCCGCCCGTCCGGGGCGTGTGAAGAGCGTGACGCTCATCGAAAGCCTGGGCCCCGCTGGCGGGCCCGCGGAAGGGGCCCTGGGCCGGCTGCGCAGCGCACTGGATGACGCGCGCCGCCCGCCCAACCGCAAGCGCTACCCCACCGTGGAGGCCGCCGCGGCGCGGCTGCTGGAGAACAGCCCCACGCTGACGCAGGACGCGGCGCTGTACCTCGCCCGGCACGGGACGGAGCCCTACGAGGGCGGCTTCGCCTTCACCTTCGACCCGCGCCACCGCCGCCGCTTCGGCATGGGCTATGACGAGGCCCAGTGGATGGCGCTCCAGGCCGGCGTCACCTGCCCGCTCCAGCTCATCCTCGCCACCGGCGGGCTGCGCCACGATGAAGCCCTCATGCGCAACCGTACGCAGGCGCTCCAATCCCTCGCCCATCCGCCGCTGCACCTCCCCGGCGGGCACCACGTCCACATGGAGCAGCCCCAAATGGTCGCGGAGGCGCTCATTCGCGTCATTCGCTGA
- a CDS encoding IGHMBP2 family helicase → MARDVSFFDQLGSLLAQEREAEKARLAALAQSLTLHEREEHGLSVLDLESIEEEVGLGGRFLVTLGRADRRPLPTRLHNGDLVAVLPRRAEVKEPARALISRATATRIQLAFDRSPPPYVHEGLLRLDVVPNDVTYDRLRAGLQRIKALDKGAERHKREVVLGNEPPRFDKPREFEPTRPLNPEQQDATARALAAEDFFLVHGPPGTGKSTVLAEVAAQAVADGKRLLCTAASNAAVDHLLDLCLDKGLRAIRVGHPARVAARLQEHTLDIVVESHPDRAVSRDLFDEAFSLLGYARRQRSQGRSRERFANARASTTEAKGMLDEARALERKAVKSVLANADVICVTLSSLDSGVLAGQQFDLALLDEATQATEPLALLGFLRAPRVILAGDPQQLPPTVLSQEAAKAGLGVSLFERLLKDHGDGVKRMLREQYRMNARIMDFPSREMYGGELRAHPSIADRTLDAVLTPGADVDAPPVLYLDTAGKGFDEEVEPTTRSLFNPGEAGLVEARVRALLAAGLAPRELAVITPYSAQAHQLRERIEALSPEVEVDTVDAFQGREKDAIIVSLTRSNSEGQLGFLTDLRRMNVALTRARRHLFVVGDSATLSGHPFYARFVEGTQTHGGYRSAWEWPDAQDT, encoded by the coding sequence ATGGCCCGTGACGTCTCCTTCTTCGACCAGCTCGGCTCGCTCCTCGCCCAGGAACGCGAGGCCGAGAAAGCCCGCCTGGCCGCGCTCGCCCAGAGCCTCACGCTGCATGAGCGGGAGGAGCACGGGCTGTCCGTCCTGGACCTGGAGTCCATCGAGGAGGAGGTCGGCCTGGGAGGCCGCTTCCTCGTCACCCTGGGCCGCGCGGACCGCCGCCCCCTGCCCACCCGCCTGCACAACGGCGACCTGGTGGCCGTGCTGCCCCGCCGCGCGGAGGTGAAGGAGCCTGCCCGCGCGCTCATCTCCCGCGCCACCGCCACGCGCATCCAGCTCGCCTTCGACCGCTCCCCGCCGCCCTACGTCCACGAGGGCCTCTTGCGCCTGGACGTCGTCCCCAACGACGTCACCTATGACCGGCTGCGCGCCGGCCTCCAGCGCATCAAGGCCCTGGACAAGGGCGCCGAGCGGCACAAGCGCGAGGTCGTCCTGGGCAACGAGCCGCCCCGCTTCGACAAGCCCCGCGAGTTCGAGCCCACCCGCCCCCTCAACCCTGAACAGCAGGACGCCACCGCCCGCGCGCTCGCCGCCGAGGACTTCTTCCTGGTCCACGGCCCCCCGGGCACCGGCAAGTCCACCGTGCTGGCCGAGGTCGCCGCCCAGGCCGTGGCGGACGGAAAGCGCCTGCTCTGCACCGCCGCCAGCAACGCCGCCGTGGACCACCTGCTGGACCTGTGCCTGGACAAGGGCCTGCGCGCCATCCGCGTGGGCCACCCCGCTCGAGTGGCCGCCCGGCTCCAGGAGCACACCCTGGACATCGTCGTGGAGTCCCACCCGGACCGCGCCGTCTCCCGCGACCTCTTCGACGAGGCCTTCTCCCTGCTGGGCTACGCGCGCCGCCAGCGAAGCCAGGGCCGCAGCCGCGAGCGCTTCGCCAACGCCCGCGCGTCCACCACCGAAGCCAAGGGCATGCTCGACGAGGCCCGCGCCCTGGAGCGAAAGGCCGTGAAGTCCGTGCTCGCCAACGCGGACGTCATCTGCGTGACGCTCTCCAGCCTCGACTCCGGCGTGCTCGCTGGGCAGCAATTCGACCTGGCGCTGCTCGATGAAGCCACCCAGGCCACCGAGCCCCTGGCGCTGCTGGGCTTCCTCCGCGCGCCCCGCGTCATCCTCGCTGGCGACCCGCAGCAGCTACCGCCCACCGTCCTCTCCCAGGAGGCCGCGAAGGCCGGCCTGGGCGTGAGCCTCTTCGAGCGCCTGCTCAAGGACCACGGCGACGGCGTCAAACGCATGCTGCGCGAGCAGTACCGGATGAACGCGCGCATCATGGACTTCCCCTCAAGGGAGATGTACGGCGGCGAGCTTCGCGCCCATCCCTCCATCGCGGACCGCACGCTGGACGCCGTCCTCACGCCCGGCGCGGACGTGGATGCGCCCCCCGTGCTCTACCTGGACACCGCGGGCAAGGGCTTCGACGAGGAAGTCGAGCCCACCACGCGAAGCCTCTTCAACCCCGGCGAGGCGGGACTGGTGGAAGCCCGCGTGCGCGCCCTGCTCGCCGCCGGACTGGCCCCCCGCGAGCTGGCGGTGATTACGCCCTACAGCGCCCAGGCCCATCAGCTCCGCGAGCGCATCGAGGCGCTCAGCCCCGAGGTGGAGGTCGACACCGTCGACGCATTCCAGGGCCGGGAGAAGGACGCCATCATCGTCTCCCTCACCCGCTCCAACAGCGAGGGGCAGCTCGGCTTCCTCACGGACCTGCGCCGCATGAACGTGGCCCTCACCCGCGCCCGCCGTCACCTCTTCGTCGTGGGCGACTCCGCCACGCTCAGCGGGCACCCCTTCTATGCCCGCTTCGTCGAGGGGACCCAGACCCACGGCGGCTACCGCTCCGCCTGGGAATGGCCTGACGCCCAGGACACCTGA
- a CDS encoding DNA gyrase subunit B encodes MHLSGGIVENVRKRPGMYCGDVGEYGLHHLVYFLLDVAYEEARRGECRDVVLEVGGDGSIALFCTSRTVTAENLVRVVTGAGFLGQPPGDGWGWDSMLVVSLGLSSRYQVDIWADGRQWRLMGEHGHPQGEGAAVTPMEPMPVSAERGVRVHFVPDATIFEVLAFDRARLSRRCNELAALAPGLRVSFADLQRGERTLWHLPGGVAQWAHVLTQARPHLHPEPIAFDFTWDGLRIQCALQWCEDADSTLLSFANTVRTVRHGAHVKGVTQALRGALAKLSGETRGAFPWDRVAQGLTAIVAVSGPRRQMAFAGPTKELLAIPGLEAAIRKQLQPLFIELLREHPVTPALLARRTSGSR; translated from the coding sequence ATGCATCTGTCTGGGGGCATTGTCGAAAACGTGCGCAAGCGCCCCGGCATGTACTGCGGTGACGTTGGCGAGTACGGGCTGCACCACCTCGTCTATTTCCTCCTGGACGTCGCCTACGAAGAAGCTCGCCGTGGGGAGTGCAGGGACGTGGTGTTGGAGGTGGGAGGGGATGGTTCCATCGCGCTCTTCTGCACCAGTCGCACCGTCACCGCCGAGAACTTGGTCAGAGTGGTGACGGGAGCGGGCTTCTTGGGGCAGCCGCCGGGTGATGGCTGGGGCTGGGACAGCATGCTGGTTGTGTCCCTGGGATTGTCTTCCCGCTACCAGGTGGACATCTGGGCGGACGGGCGGCAGTGGCGGTTGATGGGCGAGCACGGCCATCCCCAGGGAGAGGGGGCGGCGGTGACGCCGATGGAGCCAATGCCTGTCTCCGCGGAGCGAGGGGTACGCGTCCACTTCGTTCCGGACGCGACCATCTTCGAGGTGCTCGCCTTCGACAGGGCTCGCCTTTCCCGTCGCTGTAACGAGCTGGCGGCGCTCGCTCCCGGGCTGCGCGTCAGTTTCGCCGACCTCCAGCGGGGAGAGCGCACGCTGTGGCATCTGCCCGGTGGCGTGGCGCAGTGGGCTCACGTCCTCACACAGGCTCGGCCCCATCTCCACCCCGAGCCGATCGCCTTCGACTTCACGTGGGACGGACTGCGCATCCAGTGTGCATTGCAGTGGTGCGAAGACGCGGACAGCACGTTGCTGTCGTTCGCCAATACCGTGCGGACCGTGCGGCATGGCGCACACGTGAAGGGGGTCACCCAGGCGCTCCGGGGGGCATTAGCGAAGCTCTCAGGTGAGACGCGGGGCGCATTCCCCTGGGATCGGGTGGCCCAGGGACTGACGGCCATCGTCGCCGTGAGTGGACCCCGGAGGCAGATGGCGTTCGCGGGCCCTACCAAGGAGTTGCTGGCCATCCCTGGCCTGGAGGCGGCCATCCGCAAGCAGCTCCAGCCCCTGTTCATCGAGCTCCTTCGCGAGCACCCGGTGACGCCGGCACTCCTGGCACGGCGTACGAGCGGCTCGCGGTAG
- a CDS encoding S8 family serine peptidase — protein MRMPSSLSPLSLLALGWGLSAPVTALAANTPDLRPGIIRSTAALGPARVLTGAEVDKARLATGIDRAASGTYALATGAGHVFHRTAQPIHALKTLDVPRASVQLHTWQEETADGRRQDFFAYSQGGVALLGRVQPTEYLVRLEHARFDPLKGAQPLVAGVLTADASNTLHLVQFHATPLPEYRDAIKAAGGKVLRFLTDHTFLVEMNASTHKRVAGLPYVRWVGAYHPEYRVEGVLRESLQGRALKLEPQRYSIMVGERGAARQGEVASLVRTLGGTVELIEAGGLRVEATLTQSQLERLIRSNAVQYVDRWGGPGELDNNNVRQVGGATYIEGLEGFTGQGVRGEIFDTELRTTHQEWATPPLIHSTSTTGSFHGTACYSINFAQGVDGNARGLVPSGQGIFYRYNESSQFGGAKSRYDINRELIDPAGPYRAVFQTSSVGSAQVTGYTTISAEVDDYLFQYPILSTQSQSNTGNQNSRPQAWAKNIVSVGGMYHYDNASRGDDRWNGGASVGPAADGRLKPDLSYYYDLIRSASNTSNTSYTNFGGTSAATPQTAGHFGLLFQMWHEGVWAGFGGGADVFDSRPKMATAKALMINMAHRYNWLAGGSNGDLTRARQGWGTADVKRLYDRAAVTSIINETDTLLPLGTNTYNVTVAPGETELNVTMVYTDPAGTVGAAHARINDLSLRVTSPTGVVYWGNNGLTASNVSTAGGVSNKVDTVENVFLANPAAGTWTVEVIGDEIIEDTNLATRVLDATYALVVSGGKI, from the coding sequence ATGCGTATGCCGTCCTCGTTGTCCCCGCTGTCCCTCCTGGCCCTCGGTTGGGGCTTGTCCGCGCCAGTCACGGCGCTTGCCGCGAACACGCCAGACCTGCGCCCCGGCATCATCCGGAGCACTGCGGCGCTGGGCCCCGCCCGGGTCCTCACGGGTGCCGAGGTCGACAAGGCGCGCCTCGCCACGGGCATCGACCGCGCGGCAAGCGGCACGTATGCCCTTGCCACGGGTGCCGGGCATGTCTTCCACCGGACGGCCCAGCCCATCCATGCGCTGAAGACGCTCGACGTGCCGCGTGCGTCGGTGCAGCTCCACACCTGGCAGGAAGAGACGGCGGACGGCCGCCGCCAGGACTTCTTCGCCTACAGCCAGGGCGGCGTGGCGTTGCTGGGCCGCGTGCAGCCGACCGAGTACCTGGTGCGGCTGGAGCACGCGCGCTTCGACCCGCTGAAGGGCGCACAGCCCCTGGTCGCGGGCGTGCTCACCGCGGACGCAAGCAACACCCTGCACCTGGTGCAGTTCCACGCCACGCCCCTGCCGGAGTACCGCGACGCCATCAAGGCCGCGGGAGGCAAGGTGCTGCGCTTCCTCACGGACCACACCTTCCTCGTGGAGATGAACGCCAGCACCCACAAGCGCGTTGCCGGGCTGCCCTATGTCCGCTGGGTGGGCGCGTACCATCCGGAGTACCGGGTGGAAGGCGTGCTGCGCGAGTCCCTCCAGGGCCGCGCGCTGAAGCTGGAGCCACAGCGCTACTCCATCATGGTGGGCGAGCGCGGCGCGGCGCGACAGGGCGAGGTCGCCTCGCTGGTCCGCACGCTGGGCGGCACGGTGGAGCTCATCGAGGCGGGCGGCCTGCGCGTGGAGGCCACGCTCACCCAGTCCCAGTTGGAGCGGCTGATTCGCTCCAACGCCGTGCAGTACGTCGACCGCTGGGGCGGTCCGGGTGAGCTCGACAACAACAACGTCCGCCAGGTGGGCGGCGCGACCTACATCGAAGGCCTGGAGGGCTTCACCGGACAGGGCGTCCGCGGCGAAATCTTCGACACGGAGCTGCGCACCACGCACCAGGAGTGGGCGACGCCTCCCCTCATCCACAGCACGTCCACCACGGGCAGCTTCCACGGCACCGCCTGCTACAGCATCAACTTCGCCCAAGGCGTGGACGGGAACGCGCGCGGACTGGTCCCCTCCGGACAGGGCATCTTCTATCGCTACAACGAGTCCTCCCAGTTCGGCGGCGCCAAGTCCCGCTACGACATCAACCGGGAGCTCATCGACCCGGCCGGGCCGTACCGCGCCGTGTTCCAGACGTCCAGCGTGGGCAGTGCGCAGGTGACCGGCTACACCACCATCTCCGCGGAGGTGGATGACTACCTGTTCCAGTACCCCATCCTCAGCACGCAGTCTCAGAGCAACACCGGCAACCAGAACTCGCGGCCACAGGCGTGGGCGAAGAACATCGTGTCCGTGGGTGGCATGTACCACTACGACAACGCCAGCCGCGGGGATGACCGGTGGAACGGCGGCGCCAGCGTGGGCCCGGCGGCGGACGGCCGCCTCAAGCCGGACCTGTCGTACTACTACGACCTCATCCGCTCCGCGTCGAACACCAGCAACACGTCCTACACCAACTTCGGCGGCACCAGCGCGGCCACGCCGCAGACGGCGGGACACTTCGGCCTGCTGTTCCAGATGTGGCACGAGGGCGTCTGGGCGGGCTTCGGCGGTGGCGCGGACGTGTTCGACAGCCGCCCGAAGATGGCCACGGCGAAGGCGCTGATGATCAACATGGCGCATCGCTACAACTGGCTCGCGGGTGGCTCCAACGGCGACCTGACGCGCGCGCGGCAGGGCTGGGGTACCGCGGACGTGAAGCGCCTGTATGACCGCGCCGCCGTGACGAGCATCATCAACGAGACGGACACCCTGCTCCCGCTCGGCACGAACACGTACAACGTCACCGTGGCTCCCGGGGAGACGGAGCTCAACGTCACCATGGTCTACACCGACCCCGCCGGCACGGTGGGCGCGGCGCACGCCCGCATCAACGACCTGTCGCTGCGCGTGACGTCCCCCACCGGCGTCGTCTACTGGGGCAACAACGGCCTGACGGCGAGCAACGTCTCCACGGCGGGCGGCGTGTCGAACAAGGTGGATACGGTGGAGAACGTGTTCCTCGCCAACCCCGCCGCCGGCACGTGGACCGTGGAGGTGATTGGTGACGAAATCATCGAGGACACGAATCTGGCGACGCGCGTGCTGGACGCGACCTACGCGCTGGTCGTGAGCGGCGGCAAGATCTAG
- a CDS encoding ATP-binding protein, giving the protein MELVLFVGLQGSGKSSLYRQRFAATHVHVSKDLWPHAVRKEARQRRYIAEALAAGRPVVVDNTNPSADVRAPLIALGREYQARIIGYYFASKLEDCLARNALREGRARVPEVALRATVKQLERPRLAEGFDALFYVTLDADGGIRVQPWMEEPDGP; this is encoded by the coding sequence ATGGAGCTGGTTCTCTTCGTTGGCTTGCAGGGCTCGGGCAAGAGCAGCCTCTACCGGCAGCGTTTCGCGGCCACGCACGTGCACGTCAGCAAGGACCTGTGGCCTCACGCCGTTCGCAAGGAGGCCCGCCAGCGCCGCTACATCGCCGAGGCGCTGGCTGCGGGCCGTCCGGTGGTGGTGGACAACACCAATCCCTCCGCGGACGTGCGCGCGCCACTCATCGCCCTGGGGCGCGAGTACCAGGCTCGAATCATTGGCTACTACTTCGCGTCGAAGCTGGAGGACTGCCTGGCGCGCAATGCCTTGCGTGAAGGGCGCGCCCGGGTGCCGGAGGTGGCGTTGCGTGCCACCGTGAAGCAGCTCGAACGGCCCCGGCTCGCGGAGGGCTTCGACGCACTGTTCTACGTGACGCTGGACGCCGACGGTGGCATTCGCGTCCAACCCTGGATGGAGGAACCCGATGGACCCTGA